In Vigna unguiculata cultivar IT97K-499-35 chromosome 3, ASM411807v1, whole genome shotgun sequence, a single genomic region encodes these proteins:
- the LOC114179533 gene encoding major pollen allergen Ole e 10-like isoform X1 codes for MAKSTGSLVFLFIFPLLCNNLGGHVKFAYGLVKTHELNREAQKSWCVAKASSSDSTLQNNIEYACSILGDCKMIQPGGSCFDPNNLFNHASVVMNQYYAFSGGNGWNCYFSGSGLIVVSDPSYDNCKYA; via the exons ATGGCCAAATCAACTGGTtcacttgtttttctttttatatttcctCTGCTGTGCAACAACTTGG GAGGGCATGTGAAGTTTGCTTATGGATTGGTGAAAACTCATGAGCTTAATCGA GAAGCCCAGAAGAGTTGGTGTGTGGCAAAAGCTTCATCGAGTGATTCTACACTGCAGAATAACATTGAATATGCTTGCAGCATCTTGGGTGATTGCAAGATGATCCAGCCAGGTGGATCCTGCTTCGACCCCAACAATCTCTTCAACCATGCTTCTGTTGTCATGAATCAGTACTATGCATTCAGCGGTGGAAATGGTTGGAATTGTTACTTCTCAGGATCTGGTCTCATAGTTGTCAGTGACCCAA GTTACGATAACTGCAAGTATGCTTAG
- the LOC114179533 gene encoding major pollen allergen Ole e 10-like isoform X2, whose translation MAKSTGSLVFLFIFPLLCNNLGGHVKFAYGLEAQKSWCVAKASSSDSTLQNNIEYACSILGDCKMIQPGGSCFDPNNLFNHASVVMNQYYAFSGGNGWNCYFSGSGLIVVSDPSYDNCKYA comes from the exons ATGGCCAAATCAACTGGTtcacttgtttttctttttatatttcctCTGCTGTGCAACAACTTGG GAGGGCATGTGAAGTTTGCTTATGGATTG GAAGCCCAGAAGAGTTGGTGTGTGGCAAAAGCTTCATCGAGTGATTCTACACTGCAGAATAACATTGAATATGCTTGCAGCATCTTGGGTGATTGCAAGATGATCCAGCCAGGTGGATCCTGCTTCGACCCCAACAATCTCTTCAACCATGCTTCTGTTGTCATGAATCAGTACTATGCATTCAGCGGTGGAAATGGTTGGAATTGTTACTTCTCAGGATCTGGTCTCATAGTTGTCAGTGACCCAA GTTACGATAACTGCAAGTATGCTTAG